From Candidatus Nitricoxidivorans perseverans, the proteins below share one genomic window:
- the dinD gene encoding DNA damage-inducible protein D translates to MKIEIIQRMQNQLDTVVQMVPGENVEFWFARDLQEPLGYARWENFLTAIRRAIESCESTGYSPDDHFRGVTKMVSLGSGAERPIEDFMLTRYACYLIAMNGDPRKEPIAFAQSYFATQTRKQEVIEERMRLQARLDARDRLRESEKALSQNIYERGVDDAGFGRIRSKGDTALFGGHSTQMMKDKLGITATRPLADFLPTLTIAAKNLATEMTNHNVQQEDLKGESAVTDEHVQNNLSVRDMLGQRGIQPERLPAEEDIKKLERRVKSDEKKLEKLSGKLPAPKSD, encoded by the coding sequence ATGAAGATTGAAATTATTCAGCGAATGCAAAATCAACTGGACACGGTTGTCCAGATGGTTCCGGGCGAGAACGTCGAATTCTGGTTTGCCCGGGATCTCCAGGAACCCCTTGGCTATGCCCGTTGGGAAAACTTCCTGACCGCCATCCGGCGAGCTATCGAATCTTGCGAATCAACAGGTTATAGCCCGGATGACCATTTTCGTGGCGTCACGAAAATGGTCTCACTCGGCAGCGGTGCCGAGCGGCCCATCGAAGACTTCATGCTCACCCGCTACGCCTGCTACCTGATCGCCATGAACGGCGATCCGCGCAAGGAGCCGATCGCCTTCGCCCAAAGCTACTTTGCAACACAGACCCGGAAGCAGGAAGTCATCGAAGAGCGCATGCGCTTGCAGGCACGCCTCGATGCGCGGGACCGCTTACGCGAGTCCGAAAAGGCATTGTCGCAAAACATTTACGAGCGCGGCGTCGACGATGCCGGGTTTGGTCGTATCCGCTCCAAGGGCGACACCGCGCTGTTCGGCGGTCACAGCACGCAGATGATGAAAGACAAGCTAGGCATCACAGCGACACGCCCACTCGCCGATTTCCTGCCCACCTTGACCATCGCTGCAAAGAATCTGGCGACGGAAATGACCAATCACAATGTTCAGCAAGAAGACCTGAAAGGCGAATCCGCCGTCACCGATGAGCATGTGCAGAACAACCTCAGTGTGCGCGACATGCTGGGGCAACGGGGAATCCAGCCGGAACGACTTCCCGCCGAAGAGGACATCAAGAAGTTGGAACGCCGGGTCAAGTCCGACGAGAAAAAACTGGAGAAGCTATCCGG
- the brxC gene encoding BREX system P-loop protein BrxC: MLGVFREVAIAIAGRPVGQLATFDLMFEGIRTSLKTGIQSAIRQAEQHLGDPFAVRLLKALFLVKYVKEFKPTLRNLSVLMLDRFDQDILALRKRIEAALNLLEQQTYIQRNGELYEYLTDEEKDIEQEIKNTEVESTDVMAELERLVFDHVIKQRKIRYDNGQDYPYSRKMDDRLQGREHELAIHVVTPFSESAGNDTVQRMQSMGRDELRVVLPEDERLVRDLLMYKRTERYIRQNVSVAQQEIVKRILNDKGFQNRERLVEIENRLQLLLGQAKLIINSGDVEVSGDDGQARILRGFHQLIEYSYPNLRMLRGVTYNEGDVGNYLRHSQEGLLGNDATNLGEPEQELLAFVQSNARGGVRTTLKSLLERFERKPYGWYYAAILCNVALLCARGKLELRSDSNVLEDDALERALRNTHGHSNVVLEPQVEFTASQVRALKDFYSEFFDGPAKATEAKALARETRRPSRPCSMSWRNSTPSPHCSRSSTRSHRCCSPSRKSPPKIPTGSSPNCPSRKTCCLNSGTAIDPLAQIHEWAAENHI; the protein is encoded by the coding sequence ATGCTCGGCGTATTCCGCGAGGTCGCGATCGCCATTGCCGGCCGGCCCGTAGGACAGCTGGCCACTTTCGACCTGATGTTCGAAGGCATCCGTACATCGCTGAAAACCGGTATTCAAAGTGCGATCCGGCAGGCCGAGCAGCATTTGGGCGACCCGTTTGCCGTGCGCCTGCTCAAGGCATTGTTCCTCGTCAAATACGTCAAGGAATTCAAACCGACCCTGCGCAACCTGAGCGTCTTGATGCTCGACCGCTTCGACCAGGACATCCTGGCGCTGCGAAAAAGAATCGAAGCCGCGCTCAACCTACTTGAACAGCAAACCTACATTCAACGCAACGGAGAATTGTACGAATACCTGACCGACGAAGAAAAAGACATCGAGCAGGAAATTAAAAATACCGAGGTGGAATCCACCGATGTCATGGCCGAGCTGGAACGACTGGTGTTCGACCATGTCATCAAGCAGCGCAAGATCCGCTACGACAATGGTCAGGACTATCCTTATTCGCGCAAGATGGATGATCGCCTGCAGGGCCGCGAACACGAACTAGCGATCCACGTCGTCACCCCATTCAGCGAGAGCGCCGGCAACGACACCGTGCAACGGATGCAAAGCATGGGGCGCGACGAACTGCGTGTGGTATTGCCGGAGGATGAACGGCTGGTGCGTGACCTGCTGATGTACAAGCGCACCGAAAGATACATCCGACAGAATGTCTCGGTTGCGCAACAGGAAATCGTCAAGCGCATCCTTAACGACAAGGGCTTCCAGAACCGCGAGCGTCTGGTCGAAATCGAGAACCGCCTTCAGCTACTACTGGGGCAGGCCAAACTAATCATCAACAGCGGCGATGTCGAAGTCTCCGGTGACGACGGTCAGGCGCGCATCCTGCGAGGCTTTCACCAACTCATCGAATATAGCTATCCCAACTTGCGCATGCTGCGTGGCGTGACTTACAACGAAGGCGACGTCGGCAATTACTTACGCCATTCGCAAGAAGGCCTGCTCGGCAACGATGCCACCAACCTGGGTGAACCCGAACAGGAGTTGCTCGCCTTTGTCCAGAGCAACGCCCGCGGCGGCGTGCGCACCACCTTGAAGAGCCTGCTCGAACGTTTCGAGCGCAAGCCTTACGGCTGGTACTACGCAGCCATTCTGTGCAATGTGGCCCTGCTGTGCGCACGCGGCAAGCTGGAACTGCGTAGCGACAGCAATGTGCTGGAGGACGACGCGCTGGAGCGCGCACTCCGCAACACCCACGGCCACAGCAATGTGGTGCTGGAGCCGCAAGTCGAATTCACGGCATCCCAGGTGCGTGCGCTCAAGGATTTTTATTCCGAATTCTTCGATGGCCCGGCCAAAGCCACAGAAGCCAAGGCGTTGGCGCGAGAAACGCGGAGGCCATCTCGGCCTTGCAGCATGAGCTGGCGGAACTCCACGCCCAGTCCGCACTGTTCCCGTTCCTCAACGCGCTCGCACCGGTGCTGCTCACCCTCAAGGAAGTCGCCGCCAAAAATACCAACTGGTTCCTCACCGAACTGCCCCAGCAGGAAGACGTGCTGTTTGAACTCAGGAACAGCAATCGACCCCCTTGCGCAAATTCATGAATGGGCCGCAGAAAACCATATTTGA